In Gordonia iterans, the following proteins share a genomic window:
- a CDS encoding alkyl hydroperoxide reductase — protein MSIDNLKEALPDYAKDLKLNLGSLSRTTVLDEEKLWGTLLATAAATRNATVLREIADEAADNLSAEAYNAALGAASIMGMNNVFYRGRGFLDGKYDDLRPGLRMNIIGNPGVDKANFELWSLAVSAINGCEHCVGAHENVVREAGLDREQVFEALKAASIVQGVGQAITIAETLA, from the coding sequence ATGAGCATCGACAATCTCAAGGAAGCCCTTCCGGACTACGCGAAGGACCTCAAGCTGAACCTCGGCTCCCTCTCGCGCACCACCGTGCTCGACGAGGAGAAGCTGTGGGGCACGCTGCTGGCCACCGCCGCCGCGACCCGCAACGCAACCGTGCTGCGCGAGATCGCCGACGAGGCCGCCGACAACCTGTCGGCGGAGGCCTACAACGCCGCACTGGGCGCCGCCTCGATCATGGGCATGAACAACGTCTTCTACCGCGGCCGAGGCTTCCTCGACGGCAAGTACGACGACCTGCGTCCCGGACTGCGGATGAACATCATCGGCAACCCCGGCGTCGACAAGGCGAACTTCGAGCTGTGGTCGCTCGCCGTCTCCGCCATCAACGGCTGTGAGCACTGCGTCGGCGCGCACGAGAACGTCGTGCGTGAGGCCGGGCTCGACCGAGAGCAGGTCTTCGAGGCGCTCAAGGCCGCGTCGATCGTGCAGGGCGTCGGTCAGGCGATCACCATCGCCGAAACTCTCGCCTGA
- the hrpA gene encoding ATP-dependent RNA helicase HrpA, translating into MPALLLTFPPELPVSACRDQIAQAVEQHQVVVVAGETGSGKTTQLPKICLALGRESIAHTQPRRIAATSVARRIADETQTELGGLVGYSVRFSDKTGDSTAIKVMTDGILLREITSDPKLRRYDTIIIDEAHERSLNIDFLLGYLKRLLPDRPDLKVIITSATIEPDRFARHFAGPDEDVPILEVSGRTYPVEIRYRPLESDDPDRADLDQIAAIDAAVTELWHHDRGDILVFLPTERDIRDTADALKRRSEAEIVPLFARLSAAEQQKIFTPSNGRRIVLSTNVAETSLTVPGIRYVVDTGTARISRYSTRTKVTRLPIEKVSQASARQRAGRCGRVAPGICIRLYSEDDFDARPEYTDPEILRTNLAAVILSMLSLRLGDVAEFPFVQPPERRAISDGMSLLAELGAVTDLDSADARLTGVGRDLAKLPIDPRLARMLVAGHTDGCLDHVLVIAAALSLPDVREFPSDRREAADAAHREYAVPGSEFLSRLKLWEHLQEQREALSGNQFRRQCERGFLHYVRIREWFDLHRQLRRTVRDLGWEVPETEPDSAAIHRSLLTGLLTNIGAKQGETREYLGTRGTKFSIFPGSQLAAKPPAFVMAAELIETSRLFAHNVAAVDPEWVEQIAPHLVTRTYSEPAWSSRRGAVMANEKVSLYGVPLVAARRVNYGKVDPVESRAIFIQSALVEGRWRTRHDFWKHNRALLAEAEELEHRTRRTLRLSDDDVYEFYDARIPQNVVSTRHFDSWWKKEGRRNPTLLHLDAAQSPDTRTPAAADFPPAWQQGQTRLELRYHFSPGAPDDGVTVVVPRPLLDHVHAGGFDWLVPGLRSELATALVKSLPKGLRKSMSPAQQYADLALSRISPRSEPLLPALARELGVITGISLSPRDFRTDSLPPHLRVHFAVSDPDGHIVARSDSLEELRRLGSDERRPPSQAPVHTRWTGDGIGTLADQHDAVVAGQPVVTYPTLQRAGAGVRVVEVTSPSARDAGIRSGVQALLETAIPPLTKKVASGLPPADRLALSQSPYADPQRLFADCTRRAIADALAGEKDLAALRRPTEFSALAERLSPQIRAAAPEYFQHAVSALAETAGLRHEIDRHSGSAAADDVADQLAHLVFDGFVADTPLVHLRRLARYLAAARARLAALPGSAARDNAGLDTVDRVIAHWNQRLAQLPEVRHDALNEMAHWMIEELRVSLFAQQLGTAGPISEKRVVKALDAFT; encoded by the coding sequence ATGCCCGCACTCCTCCTCACCTTCCCTCCGGAGCTTCCGGTCAGCGCCTGCCGGGACCAGATCGCGCAGGCTGTCGAGCAGCACCAGGTGGTGGTGGTCGCCGGCGAGACGGGCTCGGGCAAGACGACCCAGTTGCCGAAGATCTGCCTCGCTCTCGGCCGCGAATCGATCGCCCATACGCAGCCGCGCCGGATAGCCGCCACCTCCGTCGCGCGCCGCATCGCAGACGAGACGCAGACCGAACTCGGCGGGCTCGTCGGCTACAGCGTCCGGTTCTCGGACAAGACCGGCGACAGCACCGCGATCAAGGTGATGACCGACGGCATCCTGCTGCGCGAGATCACGTCCGACCCGAAGCTCCGCCGCTACGACACGATCATCATCGACGAGGCGCACGAACGCAGCCTCAACATCGACTTCCTGCTCGGCTATCTCAAGCGGCTGCTGCCCGACCGACCCGACCTGAAGGTGATCATCACCTCGGCGACGATCGAACCGGATCGCTTCGCCCGGCATTTCGCCGGCCCGGACGAGGATGTGCCGATTCTGGAGGTTTCCGGGCGCACCTACCCGGTCGAGATCCGCTATCGGCCGCTGGAGTCCGACGACCCCGACCGCGCCGATCTCGATCAGATCGCGGCGATCGATGCGGCGGTCACCGAGCTCTGGCACCACGACCGCGGCGACATCCTGGTCTTCCTCCCCACCGAGCGCGACATCCGAGACACCGCCGACGCGCTCAAGCGGCGCAGCGAGGCCGAGATCGTCCCGCTGTTCGCCCGACTGTCGGCCGCCGAACAGCAGAAGATCTTCACACCGTCGAACGGCCGGCGGATCGTGTTGTCGACCAACGTCGCCGAGACCTCGCTGACGGTGCCCGGCATCCGGTATGTGGTCGACACCGGCACCGCACGCATCTCGCGCTACTCCACGCGCACCAAGGTCACCCGGCTGCCGATCGAGAAGGTCTCACAGGCCAGCGCCCGCCAACGTGCCGGTCGCTGCGGTCGCGTCGCGCCGGGTATCTGCATCCGGCTGTACTCCGAGGACGATTTCGACGCCCGCCCTGAGTACACCGACCCGGAGATCCTGCGGACCAATCTCGCCGCAGTGATCCTCTCGATGCTGTCCCTCCGTCTCGGCGACGTCGCCGAGTTCCCGTTCGTCCAGCCGCCCGAGCGCCGGGCGATCTCCGACGGCATGTCGCTGCTCGCCGAACTCGGGGCGGTGACCGACCTCGACTCGGCCGACGCGCGCCTCACCGGCGTCGGCCGCGATCTGGCGAAGCTGCCCATCGATCCGCGGCTGGCGCGCATGCTCGTCGCCGGACACACCGACGGCTGTCTCGATCACGTGCTTGTGATCGCCGCTGCCTTGTCCCTCCCCGATGTCCGCGAGTTCCCCTCCGACCGGCGCGAGGCCGCCGACGCGGCGCACCGCGAGTACGCGGTTCCGGGTTCGGAGTTCCTCAGCCGGCTGAAACTCTGGGAGCACCTGCAAGAGCAGCGAGAGGCCCTCTCCGGCAACCAGTTCCGGCGTCAGTGCGAGCGCGGATTCCTCCATTACGTGCGTATCCGGGAATGGTTCGACCTCCACCGGCAGTTGCGTCGCACGGTACGCGACCTCGGGTGGGAGGTCCCCGAGACCGAGCCGGACTCCGCTGCGATCCACCGCAGCCTGCTCACCGGCCTCCTCACCAACATCGGCGCCAAGCAGGGCGAGACCCGCGAGTACCTCGGCACCCGGGGCACCAAGTTCTCGATCTTTCCCGGATCGCAGCTCGCCGCCAAGCCGCCTGCCTTCGTGATGGCGGCCGAACTGATCGAGACGTCGCGACTTTTCGCGCACAACGTCGCAGCCGTCGACCCCGAGTGGGTCGAGCAGATCGCCCCGCACCTGGTCACGCGCACGTACAGCGAGCCCGCGTGGTCGTCGCGCCGCGGAGCGGTGATGGCGAACGAGAAGGTCAGTCTGTACGGGGTGCCGTTGGTCGCCGCACGCCGTGTCAACTACGGCAAGGTCGATCCCGTCGAGTCGCGGGCCATCTTCATCCAGTCCGCACTGGTCGAAGGACGCTGGCGCACCCGGCACGACTTCTGGAAGCACAATCGTGCGCTGCTGGCCGAGGCCGAGGAACTGGAGCACCGGACCCGGCGGACCCTGCGGCTCAGCGACGACGACGTGTACGAGTTCTACGACGCCCGGATCCCGCAGAACGTGGTGTCGACCCGCCACTTCGACTCCTGGTGGAAGAAGGAGGGTCGCAGGAATCCGACGCTTCTGCACCTCGACGCGGCGCAGAGCCCCGACACCCGGACACCGGCCGCAGCCGACTTCCCGCCGGCCTGGCAGCAAGGCCAGACCCGCCTCGAGCTCCGCTATCACTTCTCTCCCGGAGCCCCGGACGACGGGGTCACGGTGGTCGTCCCCCGCCCACTGCTCGACCACGTGCATGCGGGCGGCTTCGACTGGCTCGTACCGGGACTGCGGAGCGAGCTGGCCACCGCCCTGGTCAAGTCGCTTCCCAAAGGACTGCGCAAGTCGATGTCGCCCGCGCAGCAGTACGCCGATCTGGCACTCTCACGGATCTCGCCGCGTTCGGAACCGCTGCTGCCCGCGCTGGCCCGGGAACTCGGCGTCATCACCGGAATCAGCCTGTCGCCCCGAGACTTCCGCACAGATTCGCTGCCGCCGCACCTGCGCGTGCATTTCGCGGTCAGCGACCCCGACGGTCACATCGTCGCGCGCAGCGACAGCCTGGAAGAGCTGCGCCGCCTCGGCTCGGACGAGCGTCGTCCGCCGAGCCAGGCGCCGGTGCACACCCGCTGGACCGGGGACGGCATCGGCACTCTCGCGGATCAGCACGACGCGGTCGTCGCAGGACAGCCCGTGGTCACCTACCCCACGCTTCAGCGCGCCGGAGCCGGGGTCCGGGTCGTCGAGGTCACCTCGCCCTCGGCACGCGATGCCGGCATCCGCTCGGGTGTGCAGGCCCTGCTGGAGACCGCCATCCCGCCACTGACCAAGAAGGTCGCGAGCGGACTGCCGCCCGCCGACCGCCTGGCGCTGAGCCAGAGCCCGTACGCCGATCCGCAGAGACTCTTCGCCGATTGCACCCGGCGGGCGATCGCCGACGCGCTCGCGGGCGAGAAGGACCTCGCCGCACTTCGGCGCCCGACCGAGTTCTCCGCCCTGGCCGAGCGACTCTCCCCGCAGATCCGCGCCGCGGCTCCGGAGTATTTTCAGCACGCCGTGTCGGCGCTCGCCGAGACGGCGGGTCTCCGCCACGAGATCGACCGGCACAGCGGGTCCGCCGCCGCCGACGATGTCGCCGATCAACTGGCCCACCTGGTGTTCGACGGCTTCGTCGCCGACACGCCACTCGTCCATCTACGGCGATTGGCCCGCTATCTCGCTGCTGCACGCGCGCGGTTGGCGGCCCTACCGGGATCGGCGGCCCGCGACAATGCGGGACTCGACACCGTCGATCGCGTCATCGCCCATTGGAATCAGCGGCTCGCCCAGCTGCCGGAGGTCCGTCACGATGCCCTCAACGAGATGGCGCACTGGATGATCGAGGAACTACGAGTCAGCTTGTTCGCTCAGCAGCTCGGCACCGCTGGACCGATCTCCGAGAAACGCGTGGTGAAGGCGCTCGACGCGTTCACCTGA
- a CDS encoding LysM peptidoglycan-binding domain-containing protein, whose product MTESLKTRADRTGQERAAHCDASPMTCDVPVVLSRSTESWGTESAGCLTTGRSPQTHRRAVRLSANTPIRTSGTGHPGGAHDVSGSRSNTGRSTTGSPKSGRSNSRRSERSRRARHRGLVEHSAVAPAIARRRRWAAGLLLGVGCAVVVAVLGVVGEDYSDAATGAPAATEVVHVRSGESLAALAARIAPEEPTAAVIATVRELNDLQTAGLRPGQALLVPAYR is encoded by the coding sequence ATGACCGAGTCGCTGAAGACCCGCGCGGACCGCACCGGCCAGGAGCGCGCAGCGCACTGCGACGCGAGCCCGATGACCTGCGATGTTCCGGTGGTGCTGAGCCGTTCCACCGAGTCCTGGGGCACTGAATCCGCGGGCTGCCTGACCACCGGTCGCAGTCCCCAGACGCACCGGCGCGCCGTGCGGCTGAGCGCGAACACTCCGATTCGGACGAGCGGTACAGGACACCCGGGCGGTGCCCACGACGTTTCCGGCAGCCGTTCGAACACCGGCCGTTCGACCACCGGGAGTCCGAAGAGCGGTCGTTCGAACAGCCGCCGCTCGGAGCGGTCGCGCCGCGCGCGTCACCGCGGCCTCGTCGAGCACAGCGCGGTCGCCCCGGCGATCGCGCGTCGCCGGCGCTGGGCCGCCGGCTTGCTTCTGGGGGTCGGCTGTGCGGTCGTCGTGGCAGTGCTCGGCGTGGTCGGCGAGGACTACTCGGACGCGGCGACCGGTGCACCCGCTGCGACCGAGGTGGTGCACGTGCGCAGCGGCGAGTCGCTGGCGGCACTTGCTGCGCGCATCGCCCCCGAGGAGCCGACCGCAGCGGTGATCGCCACCGTGCGCGAGCTGAACGATCTTCAGACCGCCGGGCTGCGCCCCGGGCAGGCTCTGCTGGTGCCTGCCTACCGCTAA
- the nrdR gene encoding transcriptional regulator NrdR has product MRCPFCKNDDTRVVDSRASDDGMAIRRRRSCSECGRRFTTVESAVLAVVKRNGVTEPFSREKVMKGVRRACQGRHVDEDKLAKLAEAVEDTVRSSGSAEVPSNEVGLAILGPLRELDEVAYLRFASVYRSFESAEDFQREIDELRKDRDPVA; this is encoded by the coding sequence ATGCGATGCCCGTTCTGCAAGAACGACGACACCCGAGTGGTTGATTCGCGCGCGTCGGACGACGGTATGGCGATCCGCAGGCGACGGTCCTGCAGCGAATGCGGGCGCCGTTTCACGACCGTCGAGTCGGCGGTACTCGCCGTGGTCAAACGCAACGGGGTCACCGAACCCTTCTCTCGTGAGAAGGTGATGAAGGGCGTGCGCCGGGCGTGCCAGGGTCGGCATGTCGACGAAGACAAGCTCGCCAAGCTCGCTGAGGCCGTCGAGGACACCGTGCGCTCCTCGGGTTCGGCGGAGGTCCCGAGCAACGAGGTGGGCCTGGCCATCCTGGGGCCGTTGCGTGAACTCGACGAGGTCGCGTATCTGCGTTTCGCATCGGTGTACCGGTCGTTCGAGTCGGCCGAAGACTTCCAGCGCGAGATCGACGAGCTGCGCAAGGACCGTGACCCCGTCGCCTGA
- a CDS encoding aminotransferase family protein — protein MGSLWHGFADMGAVTDNGPFVITRGEGVRIYDDVGHEYLDATAGLWFTNVGHGRREIAEAVAGQLSSIAHFSNFGDYSNDTLEALAERVAAMAPAAGAKVMFTSGGSDAVDTAVKLARRYWTEQGLPGKRIIVSRTKAYHGMHVGGTALAGIPLNREGYGPDFVPDTERIDWDDAKALLGLIERVGAENIAAFIAEPIIGAGGIYLPPEGYLREVRDICRDHDVLFIADEVVTGYGRIGHRHWFASTRFELDPDIITSAKGLTSGYVPMGAMIAAPHVAEPFFAGGTWWRHGYTYGGHAGAAAAAMANFDIIEREGLLDEATRLEGDLQRAFAPLADLDAVAEVRTGLGAVTAVQLADPSDAPAAVLRLRTLGVAGRAAGLGALQVSPSFVMTTDEVDTLAERFADALG, from the coding sequence ATGGGATCTCTCTGGCACGGGTTCGCCGACATGGGCGCGGTGACCGACAACGGACCGTTCGTCATCACCAGGGGCGAGGGCGTCCGGATCTACGACGACGTCGGCCACGAGTATCTGGATGCGACCGCGGGCCTCTGGTTCACCAACGTCGGCCACGGCCGCCGGGAGATCGCCGAGGCGGTGGCAGGACAGCTCTCCTCGATCGCGCACTTCTCCAACTTCGGCGACTACTCCAACGACACCCTCGAGGCGCTCGCCGAGCGCGTGGCGGCGATGGCGCCTGCGGCCGGCGCCAAGGTCATGTTCACCTCGGGCGGCAGCGATGCCGTCGACACCGCGGTCAAGCTCGCCCGGCGGTACTGGACCGAGCAGGGGCTGCCGGGCAAGCGCATCATCGTCTCCCGGACCAAGGCCTACCACGGCATGCATGTCGGCGGCACCGCGCTGGCGGGCATCCCGCTCAATCGCGAGGGCTACGGCCCGGACTTCGTGCCCGACACCGAACGGATCGACTGGGACGACGCCAAGGCGCTCCTGGGCCTGATCGAGCGCGTGGGCGCCGAGAACATCGCGGCCTTCATCGCTGAGCCGATCATCGGCGCCGGCGGGATCTATCTGCCACCGGAGGGGTACCTGCGCGAGGTACGCGACATCTGCCGGGACCACGACGTGCTCTTCATCGCCGACGAGGTGGTGACCGGCTACGGCCGCATCGGGCACCGGCATTGGTTCGCCTCGACCCGTTTCGAACTCGACCCGGACATCATCACCTCTGCGAAGGGGCTGACCAGCGGCTATGTCCCGATGGGCGCGATGATCGCGGCGCCGCACGTGGCCGAGCCGTTCTTCGCAGGCGGCACGTGGTGGCGGCACGGCTACACCTACGGCGGCCACGCGGGCGCCGCAGCGGCGGCGATGGCGAACTTCGACATCATCGAGCGGGAGGGCCTGCTCGACGAGGCCACCCGGCTCGAAGGGGACCTGCAGAGGGCGTTCGCTCCGCTGGCTGATCTCGACGCGGTGGCCGAGGTACGGACGGGCCTGGGCGCGGTCACCGCCGTGCAGCTCGCCGACCCGTCCGATGCGCCCGCGGCGGTGCTGCGCCTGCGCACGCTCGGCGTCGCCGGGCGCGCCGCGGGCCTGGGTGCGCTGCAGGTCTCGCCGTCGTTCGTGATGACGACCGACGAGGTCGACACGCTGGCCGAGCGGTTCGCCGACGCACTGGGCTAG
- a CDS encoding hydrogen peroxide-inducible genes activator yields the protein MGDQSYQPAIGGLRAFVAVAKKLHFGSAAADLGVSQPSLSQALAGLEAGLGIQLVERTTRRVMLTAEGRRLLPSAMAACDAIDNFLAEAAGEDDPLRGSIRLGLIPTIAPYILPRLLRGLPLRRPELELRVVEDQTARLLQQLRDGTLDAAVLALPANAAGIGEIEMYDEDFVLAIPDGHPLAGRKRLAPSMLADLPLLLLDEGHCLRDQALDVCQAAGVDPDLRQTRAASLTTAVQCVEGGLGVTLIPRTSVAVETASGELATAEFTKPRPGRRIGLVYRTSSGRGAAYAELAADIAELVAESGDVTPVRAGR from the coding sequence ATGGGTGATCAGAGTTATCAACCGGCGATCGGTGGGCTTCGGGCGTTCGTCGCAGTAGCGAAGAAGCTGCATTTCGGTTCTGCCGCAGCAGATCTCGGCGTGAGCCAGCCTTCGCTCTCGCAAGCGCTGGCAGGTCTCGAGGCGGGTCTCGGGATTCAGCTGGTGGAACGCACAACGCGCCGGGTGATGCTGACCGCTGAGGGGCGGCGATTGTTGCCCTCGGCGATGGCCGCCTGCGATGCCATCGACAACTTCCTCGCCGAGGCGGCGGGGGAGGATGATCCGCTGCGCGGGTCGATCCGGCTCGGCCTGATTCCGACCATCGCGCCCTACATCCTGCCGCGGTTGCTGCGCGGGCTTCCGCTGCGTCGACCGGAGCTCGAGCTGCGAGTGGTGGAGGACCAGACCGCGCGGCTGCTGCAGCAGTTGCGCGACGGCACGCTCGACGCCGCCGTGCTCGCACTACCCGCGAACGCCGCCGGCATCGGGGAGATCGAGATGTACGACGAGGACTTCGTCCTGGCGATTCCCGACGGTCATCCGCTGGCGGGCCGCAAGCGGCTGGCGCCGTCGATGCTCGCCGACCTCCCGCTGCTGCTGCTCGACGAGGGGCACTGCCTGCGCGATCAGGCTCTCGACGTCTGCCAGGCCGCCGGGGTCGACCCGGACCTCCGCCAGACACGGGCCGCGTCCCTGACCACTGCGGTCCAGTGCGTGGAGGGCGGGCTGGGCGTGACGCTCATCCCGCGCACCTCTGTGGCGGTGGAGACCGCGTCCGGCGAACTGGCCACCGCCGAGTTCACCAAGCCGCGCCCGGGCCGCCGGATAGGCCTGGTGTACCGGACGTCCTCCGGACGGGGCGCGGCCTACGCCGAACTGGCCGCCGACATCGCCGAACTGGTCGCCGAATCCGGCGACGTGACGCCGGTCCGCGCGGGCCGGTAG
- a CDS encoding linear amide C-N hydrolase, with the protein MCTGIRITAENGDVFWGRTMDLNIPMFGTPAGLPAALDNVVVISTVPAGAEMPSPLAAWKSKYATMGVGIKGTNILLDGINEKGLAGDTQVLMECTRGAASDIAARKQTGVLGEEFVSFILSQFGSVAEIRERYADFALLDQPYDAFGQHISMPLHYCFVDTTGDGIVLEPVEDGAFKLYDYAGAYTNSPEYDWHLINVRNYITLNNVDPAAARKLPTGLELQPIEGGTGYGMFGLPGDYTAPSRMVRALNLAAYLKPFDREQGIAQLYAAFRTVIIPPGLEHKGDVSSWSDYSRYWAGYDLSERTVYVQTGEGLAITAKKLDTTVTETTYDAIDLSNNVHALN; encoded by the coding sequence ATGTGCACGGGAATCAGGATCACCGCCGAGAACGGTGACGTCTTCTGGGGTCGGACGATGGACTTGAACATCCCGATGTTCGGAACGCCGGCCGGCCTGCCGGCCGCGCTGGACAACGTCGTCGTCATCTCGACCGTGCCCGCCGGGGCCGAGATGCCGAGTCCGCTGGCCGCGTGGAAGAGCAAGTACGCCACGATGGGCGTCGGTATCAAAGGCACCAACATCCTGCTCGACGGCATCAACGAGAAGGGCCTGGCCGGCGACACCCAGGTGCTGATGGAGTGCACCCGCGGCGCTGCGTCCGACATCGCCGCGCGTAAACAGACCGGCGTGCTGGGCGAGGAGTTCGTGAGCTTCATCCTGTCCCAGTTCGGCAGCGTGGCCGAGATCCGCGAACGGTACGCCGACTTCGCACTCCTCGACCAGCCCTACGACGCTTTCGGCCAGCACATCTCGATGCCGCTCCACTACTGCTTCGTCGACACCACCGGGGACGGCATCGTCCTGGAACCGGTCGAGGACGGCGCGTTCAAGCTGTACGACTACGCGGGCGCGTACACCAACAGCCCCGAGTACGACTGGCATCTGATCAACGTGCGCAACTACATCACACTGAACAACGTCGATCCCGCGGCCGCGCGGAAGCTGCCTACCGGTTTAGAGCTGCAGCCGATCGAGGGCGGCACCGGCTACGGGATGTTCGGTCTGCCCGGCGACTACACGGCGCCTTCGCGTATGGTCCGCGCCCTCAACCTGGCCGCATACCTCAAGCCTTTCGATCGCGAGCAGGGCATCGCCCAGCTGTACGCCGCCTTCCGCACGGTGATCATCCCGCCGGGACTCGAGCACAAGGGCGACGTCAGCTCGTGGAGCGACTACTCCCGCTACTGGGCCGGGTACGACCTGTCCGAACGGACCGTGTACGTCCAGACCGGCGAAGGACTGGCCATCACCGCGAAGAAGCTCGACACGACCGTCACCGAGACCACCTACGACGCCATCGATCTGTCGAACAACGTCCACGCACTGAACTGA
- a CDS encoding peroxiredoxin, translated as MALLTIGDQFPAYNLTAVIGGDLSKVDAQQPDDYFTTVSSDDYKGQWRVIFFWPKDFTFVCPTEIAAFGKLNDEFADRDAQVLGASVDNEFVHFQWRAQHEDLKTLPFPMLSDLKRELAEATGVLNADGVADRATFIVDPNNEIQFVSVTAGSVGRNVDEVLRVLDALQSDELCACNWKKGDPTIDAGELMSASA; from the coding sequence ATGGCACTGCTCACCATCGGAGACCAGTTCCCGGCCTACAACCTGACCGCTGTGATCGGCGGCGACCTGAGCAAGGTCGACGCGCAGCAGCCGGACGACTACTTCACCACCGTCTCCAGCGACGACTACAAGGGCCAGTGGCGCGTCATCTTCTTCTGGCCGAAGGACTTCACCTTCGTCTGCCCGACGGAGATCGCCGCCTTCGGCAAGCTGAACGATGAGTTCGCCGATCGTGACGCCCAGGTGCTCGGCGCCTCGGTCGACAACGAGTTCGTCCACTTCCAGTGGCGCGCACAGCACGAGGACCTCAAGACCCTCCCCTTCCCGATGCTCAGCGACCTCAAGCGTGAGCTCGCCGAGGCCACCGGCGTCCTGAACGCCGACGGCGTCGCCGATCGCGCCACCTTCATCGTCGACCCGAACAACGAGATCCAGTTCGTGTCGGTCACCGCGGGCTCGGTCGGCCGCAACGTCGACGAAGTACTTCGCGTCCTCGACGCTCTGCAGAGCGACGAGCTGTGCGCCTGCAACTGGAAGAAGGGCGATCCGACGATCGACGCCGGCGAGCTCATGAGCGCCTCGGCCTGA